From Oxyura jamaicensis isolate SHBP4307 breed ruddy duck chromosome 19, BPBGC_Ojam_1.0, whole genome shotgun sequence, the proteins below share one genomic window:
- the SLC46A1 gene encoding proton-coupled folate transporter, whose amino-acid sequence MAAPPQPPVMAAPQPPPPPPPPPPGRRCRPSAEPLLFLATLSLGLQGPLATQYLWDRLGAERGYSGPNGSSPAGCGNGSGGPDPLRQEVEALVSRWNLYINLGGFFVGLFSVTLFGPWSDSVGRRPALVLPAVGMAVQAAIYLLVMYLQLHVAYFLLGRLVSGLMGDYNLILASCFAYVADTSDKRARTFRVAVLEACLGVAGMLASIGGGQWRKAQGYINPFWLVLATSLAAALYAAFCLQESVKQQKPAKLLTLSHYKAVYRLYTAPEHLSSRRKLALYSLAFFLLVTVHFGTKDLFVLYELGSPLCWASDLIGYGSAASYLAYLSSLGGLRLLQLCLEDTWVAEIGLISNISGLVVISLATTTALMFTGYGILFLSMAATPVIRAKLSKLVGETEQGALFASVACVEGLCSLVATGVFNSLYPLSLHFMRGFPFLFGAIILLIPAAIVGWIEIWDSNPEYSHFSDASLSPADG is encoded by the exons atggccGCCCCGCCTCAGCCCCCCGTCATGgccgccccgcagccgccgccgccgccgccgccgccgccgcccggccgccgGTGCCGGCCGTCCGCCGAGCCGCTCCTGTTCCTCGCCACGCTGTCCCTCGGCCTGCAGGGCCCGCTGGCCACCCAGTACCTCTGGGACCGCCTGGGCGCCGAGCGCGGCTACAGCGGCCCCAACGGCAGCAGCCCCGCGGGCTGCGGCAACGGCAGCGGCGGCCCCGACCCGCTGCGGCAG GAGGTGGAAGCGTTGGTCTCCCGCTGGAACCTCTACATCAACCTCGGGGGCTTCTTCGTGGGGCTCTTCTCCGTGACGCTCTTCGGGCCATGGAGCGACAGCGTGGGCCGGCGGCCGGCGCTCGTCCTGCCGGCGGTGGGTATGGCCGTGCAAGCGGCCATCTACCTCCTCGTCATGTACCTGCAGCTGCACGTCGCCTACTTTCTCCTCGGACGCCTCGTGAGCGGCCTCATGGGTGACTACAACCTGATCCTGGCCAGCTGCTTCGCCTACGTGGCCGACACCAGCGACAAACGCGCTCGTACATTCCGCGTCGCCGTCCTCGAGGCTTGCCTCGGCGTCGCGGGCATGCTGGCCAGCATCGGCGGTGGCCAGTGGCGCAAAGCGCAGGGGTACATCAACCCCTTTTGGCTCGTGCTCGCCACCAGCCTCGCTGCTGCTCTCtatgctgctttctgtcttcaggAGTCGGTGAAGCAGCAGAAGCCGGCCAAGCTGCTGACTCTCAGCCACTACAAGGCTGTCTACAGGCTGTATACGGCCCCAGAGCACCTGAGCTCCAGGCGGAAGCTCGCCCTTTACTCCCTggctttctttcttcttgtcacTGTACATTTTGGAACCAAGGACCTTTTCGTTTTGTATGAACTTGGCTCCCCTCTCTGCTGGGCCTCTGATCTCATCGGGTACGGCTCAGCTGCCAGTTACCTGGCTTACCTGAGCAGCCTGGGAGGGCtgcggctgctgcagctgtgccttGAAGACACCTGGGTGGCAGAGATAGGATTGATTTCCAATATTTCTGGGCTGGTTGTGATTTCCCTTGCTACTACAACAGCACTGATGTTTACAG gttaTGGAATTCTGTTCCTTTCCATGGCAGCTACTCCGGTCATCAGAGCCAAGCTCTCCAAGCTGGTTGGTGAGACGGAACAGG GTGCTCTCTTTGCGTCTGTTGCCTGCGTGGAAGGGCTGTGTTCACTTGTGGCTACAGGCGTGTTCAACTCTCTCTACCCTTTGAGCTTGCACTTCATGAGGGGATTCCCCTTTCTCTTCGGGGCTATAATTCTTCTTATTCCAGCAGCTATTGTTGG gtGGATAGAAATCTGGGACTCAAACCCTGAGTACAGTCACTTCTCAGATGCTTCCCTGTCCCCTGCAGATGGCTGA
- the KIF12 gene encoding LOW QUALITY PROTEIN: kinesin-like protein KIF12 (The sequence of the model RefSeq protein was modified relative to this genomic sequence to represent the inferred CDS: deleted 4 bases in 3 codons) yields the protein MFNRAVVPVVRGGPGPAGSQRGQAGAAAAAALSEGCGGQMEAEGERGWEPQQDTRPRTLPRGQQRPSPGAEQEGPVAGKETRLRVVLRVRPLTCTETRRGDRRVVHSLGDGTVHVSAARHDATFGFSAVFDAGSSQEAVFEGSGMRQLVELAIDGFSCTVFAFGQTGSGKTYTLMGPLGQSEAQPAAPALLGLMQRSFACLLEHSRSHGPGLALSASYLEIYNEQVSAHPAPLPPRAPSPLPPPLSSPPQVRDLLSPGPPCALPLRWSKTRGFYAENQLSVDFESLEAIVDLLLQGSRRRRTSAHALNRHSSRSHALLTIHVRSRAPSTSPSKQGTLCFVDLAGSERVKDTGSTGELCVEANNINRSLLALGHCISLLAKPQGRRTHIPYRDSKLTRLLARSLGGWGVTLMVACISPSSRCLSETLNTLHYASRARRVTARPVANRVPREKLLQTLEEEIRALQLENLSLRQQLCLPTVPTRSGEVLGTPTRPGAQPGWGGRYGPVGPHHSPHDGQLLSEGAPAWPSLYGLLRDFVVENEQLRQPHMSPDPGGDVPSCEPPRSSCGSQVPLRSTHVPLGHPTQLRQPHATSASGRQLPKLPPASGCPQCCPGLPNAIVPQVHFVSLPRGQAGRSGTLTAPLGPQALPGLPVPQPVPVGIPLPGQEDTALPGSRPHQGKRSRGRSRSSSRRHLVPRARREPPGLERWPSPERKVVPSAPPWPGPGLLEPEAAGAVPVPQWEEALAWLAEQI from the exons ATGTTTAACCGAGCGGTGGTACCAGTTGTGCGGGGCGGCCCGGGGCCGGCTGGCTCCCAGCGGGGCCAAGCGggtgctgccgccgccgccgccctgaGCGAGGGCTGTGGGGGGCAAATGGAGGCAGAGGGcgagcggggctgggagccccaACAGGACACAAGGCCCAGGACGCTCCCACGGGGCCAGCAGCGACC GAGCCCCGGAGCGGAGCAGGAGGGACCCGTGGCCGGCAAAGAAACGCGCCTGAGGGTGGTGCTGAG GGTCCGGCCGCTGACCTGCACGGAGACGCGCCGAGGTGACCGGCGGGTGGTGCACAGCCTGGGCGACGGCACCGTCCAC GTGAGCGCGGCCAGGCACGACGCCACCTTCGGGTTCAGCGCCGTCTTCGACGCGGGCTCCTCGCAGGAGGCCGTCTTCGAGGGCAGCGGCATGAGGCAGCTGGTGGAGCTGGCGATAGACGG cttctccTGCACCGTCTTCGCCTTCGGCCAGACGGGCTCGGGGAAGACCTACACCCTGATGGGGCCTCTGGGGCAG AGCGAGGCCCAGCCGGCGGCCCCGGCGCTGCTGGGGCTGATGCAGAGATCCTTCGCCTGCCTCCTGGAGCACAGCCGGAGCCACGGCCCCGGCCTGGCGCTCAGTGCCTCCTACCTGGAGATCTACAACGAGCAGGTAAGCGCTCAccctgccccgctgccaccccgTGCCCCgtccccgctgcct cctccGCTGTCATCCCCCCCCCAGGTCAGGGACCTGCTGAGCCCGGGGCCGCCGTGCGCCCTTCCCCTGCGCTGGAGCAAAACCCGCGGCTTCTACGCCGAGAACCAGCTCAGCGTGGACTTCGAGAGCCTGGAGGCCATCGTCGACCTGCTCCTGCAag GTTCCCGGAGGCGCCGGACCTCCGCGCACGCCCTCAACAGGCACTCGAGCCGCAGCCACGCTCTCCTGACCATCCACGTCCGCAGCCGAGCC cccagcaccagccccagcaagCAGGGCACGCTGTGCTTCGTGGACCTGGCCGGCAGCGAGCGGGTGAAGGACACGGGCTCCACCGGGGAGCTCTGCGTGGAGGCCAACAACATCAACCGCAGCCTGCTGGCGCTGG GACACTGCATCTCCCTGCTGGCCAAGCCCCAAGGGAGGCGGACGCACATCCCCTACCGGGACAGCAAGCTCACCCGGCTGCTGGCCCGCTCGCTGGGCGGCTGGGGCGTCACGCTGATG GTCGCCTGCATCTCCCCATCCTCACGCTGCCTCTCGGAGACGCTGAACACGCTGCACTACGCCAGCCGGGCCCGCAGGGTCACCGCCAGACCCGTGGCCAACAGG GTCCCCCGGGAGAAGCTGCTGCAAACCTTGGAGGAAGAGATCCGggccctgcagctggagaacctctccctgcgccagcagctctgcctgcccacGGTGCCGACGAGGAgcggggaggtgctggggaccccCACGAGGCCGGGGGCacagccgggctgg gggggcaggTACGGCCCCGTGGGGCCACATCACTCCCCACACGATGGGCAGCTCCTGTCGGAGggagccccagcctggcccagcCTCTACGGCCTCCTGCGGGACTTTGTGGTGGAGAACGAGCAGCTCAG gcagccccacatGTCCCCAGACCCCGGCGGTGACGTCCcatcctgc gagccccccCGCAGCTCCTGCGGCAGCCAGGTCCCTCTCCGGAGCACCCACGTCCCACTCGGCCACCCCACGCAGCTCCGGCAGCCCCACGCGACGTCCGCCTCCGGGCGCCAGCTGCCG AAACTGCCTCCTGCCTCCGGTTGCCCCCAGTGCTGCCCCGGTCTGCCCAATGCCATCGTGCCCCAGGTACATTTTGTGTCCCTTCCGAGGGGGCAGGCGGGGCGCAGCGGCACCCTGACAGCTCCGCTGGGCCCCCAGGCGCTGCCGGGGCTCCCCGTGCCGCAGCCGGTCCCCGTTGGCATCCCGCTGCCCGGCCAGGAGGACACGGCTCTGCCCGGCTCCCGGCCACACCAGGGAAAGCG GAGccggggaaggagcaggagctcGTCTCGGCGGCACCTGGTGCCACGGGCGAGGCGGGAGCCACCAGGACTCGAGCGTTGGCCCAGCCCCGAGAGAAAGGTTGTGCCTTCGGCCCCGCCGTGGCCAGGCCCAGGTCTGCTGGAGCCTGAAG CCGCCGGAGCCGTCCCTGTGCCGCAGTGGGAAGAGGCCCTGGCCTGGCTGGCGGAGCAGATCTGA
- the POLDIP2 gene encoding LOW QUALITY PROTEIN: polymerase delta-interacting protein 2 (The sequence of the model RefSeq protein was modified relative to this genomic sequence to represent the inferred CDS: deleted 1 base in 1 codon), whose amino-acid sequence MWEEGLGGTVLGTSRLSAPRNRPEGKVLETVGVFEAPKQHGKYETGQLFLHSVFGYRGIVLFPWQARLYDRDVASPVTEKSENAAGHGSKEVKGKTHTYYQVLIDARDCPHISQRSQTEAVTFLANHDDSRALYAIPGLDYVSHEDILPYSSTDQVPIQHELFERFLMYDQTKVPPFVARDTLCAWQEKNHPWLELSDVHRETTENIRVTVIPFYMGMREAQNSHVYWWRYCIRLENLDSEVVQLRERHWRIFSLSGTLETVRGRGVVGREPVLSKEQPAFQYSSHVSLQASSGHMWGTFRFERPDGSHFDVRIPPFSLESNKDEKTPPSGLHW is encoded by the exons ATGTGGGAG GAGGGTCTTGGGGGCACAGTGCTGGGGACAAGCCGCCTCTCTGCTCCTAGGAATCGTCCCGAGGGCAAAGTGCTGGAGACAGTGGGGGTGTTCGAGGCACCGAAGCAGCATGGCAAATACGAGACGGGCCAG ctcTTTCTTCACAGCGTGTTTGGCTATCGAGGAATAGTTCTGTTTCCCTGGCAAGCCAGGCTCTACGATCGAGATGTTGCTTCTCCAGTTACAGAAAA GAGTGAGAACGCGGCAGGCCATGGTTCCAAAGAGGTCAAGGGCAAGACGCATACTTACTACCAGGTGCTAATAGATGCCCGGGATTGTCCACATATA TCTCAGAGATCACAGACAGAAGCAGTGACGTTCCTGGCAAATCACGATGACAGCAGAGCCCTCTATGCCATACCAG GTTTAGACTACGTAAGCCATGAAGATATCCTTCCCTACAGCTCCACCGATCAAGTGCCCATCCAGCATGAGCTCTTCGAGAGGTTTCTCATGTACGACCAAACAAAAG TCCCACCTTTTGTAGCAAGGGATACGCTGTGTGCGTGGCAGGAAAAGAACCACCCCTGGCTGGAGCTCTCCGATGTGCACCGAGAAACCACAGAGAACATCCGAGTCACGGTCATCCCTTTCTATATGGGCATGAGG GAAGCCCAGAATTCCCATGTCTACTGG TGGCGCTACTGTATTCGCTTGGAGAACCTTGACAGCGAAGTGGTACAGCTCCGAGAACGGCACTGGAGGATATTTAGCTTGTCAGGCACCTTAGAAACAGTCCGAGGCCGTGGCGTTGTGGGAAGG GAGCCAGTTTTATCCAAAGAACAGCCAGCGTTTCAGTACAGCAGTCACGTCTCCCTGCAGGCATCCAGCGGTCACATGTG GGGTACTTTTCGATTTGAGAGGCCTGATGGCTCCCACTTTGACGTCCGAATCCCGCCCTTTTCTCTGGAAAGCAACAAAGACGAGAAGACC CCCCCGTCCGGCCTTCACTGGTAG
- the SARM1 gene encoding LOW QUALITY PROTEIN: NAD(+) hydrolase SARM1 (The sequence of the model RefSeq protein was modified relative to this genomic sequence to represent the inferred CDS: deleted 1 base in 1 codon), whose translation MVLTLLVSVYKLCRFFTMSGPERLAVPECVSQAGCWAGGGSGERREVSPGVNTDVRAALDRILPALQRSIACAKQAAGPAELRKAIGEVFQLVEEAWGMPTLGRDVAKVLCDVIRLDGGLDLLLNLLYTAELETKCQAGKLLEQILVAENRDRIARIGLGVILNLAKERDVPQLVQSLSGILEHMFKHTEETCSQLISDGGLDAILYWCRWTDPVVLRHCAMALANCAMHGGQANQRLMIEKRTAEWLFPLVFSRDDELIRLHACLAITVLATNKEIEKEVERSGTLALVEPFIASLDPERFACRMLGSSDNSQGRTAEDLQRLVPLLDSSRLEAQCIAAFYLCAEAAIKTRQKQTKIFSEIGATQSLKRVVCYSTSSTTSSLAKKVLRMIGEEVPRRILPTVPNWKPCEVQTWLQQIGFNKYCQSFLDHQVDGDILLRLTEEELQEDLGMASSITRKRFFRELTELKTFANYSTCDRSNLSDWLGGIDPRFRQYTYNLLTCGINRSFLHRVTEQQLQDDCHIATGFHRVRILSAARETLHSPITLQTASDGTDVFISYRRSTGSQLASLLKVHLQLHGFSVFIDVEKLEAGKFEDKLIQSVLSARNFVLVLSPNTLDKCMADPECKDWVHKEIVTALNSGKNIVPVTDHFEWPDPETLPKDMRAVLKFNGIKWSHEYQEATIDKIIRFLQGRSSRDSSAGSENGLDCLPSLGQT comes from the exons ATGGTGCTCACTCTGCTCGTCTCCGTCTACAAACTGTGCCGCTTCTTCACCATGTCAGGCCCCGAGAGGCTGGCGGTGCCCGAGTGCGTGAGCCAGgcggggtgctgggctggtggcGGCTCCGGGGAGCGCCGTGAGGTTTCTCCCGGGGTGAACACGGACGTACGGGCGGCCCTGGACCGCATCCTGCCCGCCCTGCAGCGCTCCATCGCCTGCGCCAAGCAGGCGGCCGGCCCCGCCGAGCTGAGGAAGGCGATCGGCGAGGTTTTCCAGCTGGTGGAGGAGGCCTGGGGGATGCCCACGCTGGGGAGGGACGTGGCCAAAGTGCTGTGCGACGTGATCCGCCTGGATGGAGGCCTGGACCTGCTGCTCAACCTGCTCTACACGGCGGAGCTGGAGACCAAGTGCCAGGCGGggaagctgctggagcagatccTGGTGGCAGAAAACAG GGATCGGATCGCTCGGATCGGTCTGGGGGTGATCCTGAATTTAGCCAAGGAGCGGGACGTGCCCCAGCTGGTGCAGAGCCTCTCGGGGATCCTGGAGCACATGTTCAAGCACACGGAGGAGACCTGCTCCCAGCTCATCTCCGACGGGGGCCTGGATGCCATCCTCTACTGGTGCCGCTGGACGGACCCCGTCGTGCTGCGGCACTGCGCCATGGCCTTGGCCAACTGCGCCATGCAC GGGGGGCAGGCCAACCAGCGCCTGATGATCGAGAAGAGGACGGCCGAGTGGCTTTTCCCGCTGGTGTTCTCACGGGACGACGAACTGATCCGCCTGCACGCCTGCCTGGCCATCACGGTGCTGGCTACCAACAAGGAGATCGAGAAGGAGGTGGAGCGCTCGGGGACGCTGGCGCTCGTGGAGCCCTTCATCGCCTCGCTGGACCCGGAGCGCTTCGCGTGCCGCATGCTGGGCAGCAGCGACAACAGCCAGGGCAGGACGGCCGAGGACCTGCAGCGCCTGGTCCCCTTGCTGGACAGCTCGAGGCTGGAGGCGCAGTGCATCGCTGCCTTCTACCTCTGCGCCGAGGCCGCCATCAAAACCAGGCAGAAGCAAACGAAG ATTTTCAGCGAGATCGGGGCCACGCAGAGCCTGAAGCGCGTGGTGTGCTactccaccagcagcaccacctcCTCGCTGGCCAAAAAGGTGCTGCGCATGATAGGGGAGGAGGTTCCTCGGCGCATCCTGCCCACGGTGCCCAACTGGAAGCCCTGCGAGGTGCAGACGTGGCTGCAGCAGATCGGATTCAACAAATACTGCCAGAGCTTCCTG GACCACCAGGTGGACGGGGACATTCTCCTGAGGCTGAcggaggaggagctgcaggaggacctggggaTGGCCTCCAGCATCACCCGCAAGAG GTTTTTCCGGGAGCTGACGGAGCTGAAAACCTTCGCCAACTACTCCACCTGCGACCGCAGCAACCTGTCCGACTGGCTGGGCGGCATCGACCCCAGGTTCCGGCAGTACACCTACAACCTGCTGACCTGCGGCATCAACCGCAGCTTCCTGCACCGCGTGacggagcagcagctgcaggacgACTGCCACATCGCCACCGGCTTCCACCGCGTCCGCATCCTCTCCGCCGCAAGGG AAACGCTTCACTCCCCTATAACGCTGCAAACTGCGTCGGATGGGACCGACGTGTTTATCAGCTACCGGAGGAGCACCGGCTCGCAGCTGGCCAG CCTGCTGAAGGTCCACCTGCAGCTGCACGGCTTCAGCGTCTTCATCGACGTGGAGAAGCTGGAGGCGGGGAAGTTCGAGGACAAGCTGATCCAGAGCGTCCTGAGCGCCCGTAACTTTGTGCTGGTCCTCTCGCCCAACACGCTGGATAAATGCATGGCAGACCCCGAGTGCAAGGACTGGGTGCACAAG GAGATTGTGACGGCCCTGAACTCTGGAAAGAACATTGTACCCGTTACAGACCATTTTGAGTGGCCTGACCCAGAAACCCTCCCCAAGGACATGAGGGCCGTCCTGAAATTTAATGGCATCAA ATGGTCCCACGAGTACCAGGAGGCCACGATCGACAAAATCATCCGCTTTCTCCAGGGCCGGTCCTCCCGGGACTCCTCGGCGGGGTCAGAGAACGGCCTGGACTGTTTGCCCTCTCTCGGGCAGACCTAG
- the TMEM199 gene encoding transmembrane protein 199, whose amino-acid sequence MAAAVRAGPRLRRAVEGEELAGLPAALRDELRDALSSKDALVPFSLLRRLHGGLREAGSPLFLYQLLEGSEIAVPEVPVQPRNPELVARLERIKARLANEEYRRMTRNVTGQDMSRGGTLADFGRQVRSAKAVVITVFNFIVTVVAAFACTYLGSQYVFAETAARVLSAVIVASVVGLAELYVMVRTLEGDLGKL is encoded by the exons ATGGCGGCCGCCGTCAGGGCCGGGCCGCGCCTGAGGAGAGCggtggagggagaggagctggccGGGCTCCCCGCCGCGCTCCGGGACGAGCTGCGGGACGCGCTGTCCTCGAAGGATGCCCTGGTGCCCTTTAGCTTGCTGAGGAGGCTGCACGGAGGGCTGCGGGAGGCTG GGTCGCCGCTGTTCCTGTACCAGCTCCTGGAAGGCAGCGAGATCGCCGTGCCCGAGGTGCCGGTGCAGCCGCGG AACCCCGAGCTGGTGGCGCGGCTGGAGAGGATCAAGGCCAGGCTGGCCAACGAGGAGTACCGGCGGATGACCCGCAATGTCACCGGCCAG GACATGAGCCGAGGAGGGACGCTAGCTGACTTTGGGAGGCAAG TTCGCTCCGCGAAAGCCGTGGTCATCACCGTCTTCAACTTCATCGTCACCGTGGTGGCCGCGTTTGCCTGCACGTACCTGGGCAGCCAGTACGTCTTCGCGGAGACCGCGGCG CGCGTCCTCTCGGCGGTAATCGTGGCCTCGGTGGTTGGCTTGGCGGAGCTCTATGTCATGGTGCGCACCCTGGAAGGGGACCTCGGGAAGCTGTAA
- the VTN gene encoding vitronectin, which yields MRLLLPVLVLALLAPARAAEESCEGRCDEGFNAMQKCQCDTLCVYYQSCCSDYSTVCKAKVTRGDVFALPEDDYLDYNLPIDTGTVPPTGAAAPTRAPTEPPTHLPTVSEDNWGTEEPLVGTEEPVEELPTTTTSDEITDQGAEDETEELCSRKPFNAFTDLKNGSLYAFRGKYFYELDESSVRPGYPKLISDIWGIEGPIDAAFTRINCQGKTYIFKGSQYWRFDDGVLDPGYPRNISDGFEGIPNNIDAAFALPAHSFHGNERVYFFKDKYYWSYDFAHQPTQAECEKSSPSTVFNHYAFMNRDSWEDIFQVLFGSRMIGASGPRYISRDWRGVPSRLDAAMAGRIYVASQQPRRRKSRRQRKRYKNQRSLNLGFWSWLQNDSDSTDAESDWLSGSQCETLQSVYFFVGDKYYRVNLRTKRVDLVQPRYPRSIAQYWLDCPQPGEEST from the exons atgaggctgctgctgcctgtcctggTGCTGGCCCTGCTCGCCCCGGCCCGTGCTGCTGAAg AGTCCTGCGAGGGTCGCTGCGATGAGGGCTTCAACGCGATGCAGAAGTGCCAGTGCGACACCCTCTGCGTGTACtaccagagctgctgcagcgaCTACTCCACCGTCTGCAAAGCCAAAG TGACCCGGGGAGATGTCTTCGCCTTGCCGGAGGACGACTACCTCGACTACAACCTCCCTATCGACACCGGCACGGTGCCGCCCACCGGGGCAGCAGCGCCCACAAGAGCTCCCACGGAACCCCCCACGCACCTGCCCACGGTGTCGGAGGACAACTGGGGCACCGAGGAGCCGCTGGTGGGGACGGAGGAGCCCGTGGAGGAGCTGCCCACCACTACCACCTCCGACGAGATCACGGATCAGGGCGCCGAGGATGAAACCGaggagctgtgcagcaggaAACCTTTCAACGCCTTCACCGACCTGAAGAACGGCTCCCTTTACGCTTTCCGAG GGAAGTATTTCTACGAGCTGGACGAGAGCAGCGTGCGGCCCGGCTACCCCAAGCTCATCAGTGACATCTGGGGCATCGAGGGCCCCATCGACGCGGCCTTCACGCGCATCAACTGCCAGGGCAAGACTTACATCTTCAAG GGCAGCCAGTACTGGCGCTTCGACGACGGGGTCCTGGACCCCGGGTACCCGCGCAACATCTCCGATGGCTTCGAAGGCATCCCCAACAACATCGACGCTGCCTTCGCCCTCCCAGCGCACAGCTTCCACGGCAATGAGCGCGTCTACTTCTTCAAGG ACAAGTACTACTGGTCCTATGACTTCGCCCACCAGCCCACGCAGGCCGAGTGCGAGAAGTCCTCGCCCTCCACCGTGTTCAACCACTACGCCTTCATGAACCGCGACAGCTGGGAGGACATCTTCCAGGTCCTCTTCGGCAGCAGGATGA TCGGGGCGAGCGGCCCGCGGTACATCAGCAGAGACTGGCGGGGGGTCCCCAGCCGGCTGGACGCTGCCATGGCCGGCAGGATCTACGTGGCGTCGCAGCAGCCCCGCCGGAGGAAGTCCCGCCGCCAGCGCAAGAGGTACAAGAACCAACGGTCGCTGAACCTGGGGttctggagctggctgcagaaCGACTCCGACTCCACGGACGCCGAAAGCGACTGGCTGTCGGGATCCCAGTGCGAGACCCTGCAGAGCGTCTACTTCTTCGTCGGGG ACAAATACTACCGCGTCAACCTGCGCACCAAGCGCGTGGACCTGGTGCAGCCCCGCTACCCGCGCTCCATCGCCCAGTACTGGCTGGACTGCCCGCAGCCCGGGGAGGAGAGCACCTGa